A single region of the Triticum dicoccoides isolate Atlit2015 ecotype Zavitan chromosome 2B, WEW_v2.0, whole genome shotgun sequence genome encodes:
- the LOC119364828 gene encoding E3 ubiquitin-protein ligase WAV3-like: protein MEGTKQTNPCAICLGGMGAGGGQAIFTAECSHTFHFHCISASVEHGNLLCPLCNAQWRELPFVRPPASMPTSQPPSVDAVQPRRVRAHSEDPVVFDDDEQVGPPDSRRQAGAASDEAVVVKTHGHYSAVARDSSDDNFAVLVHLKAPGIAGSGTEAAGDAPAQRAPVDLVTVLDVSRSMHGSKLALLKQAMRFVIDILGPDDRLSVVSFSSRARRVTRLTRMSDAGKALCVRAVESLTARTGTNIAEGLRTAAKVLDERRYRNGVSSVVLLTDGQDNYTPTRQAFGRGLPNYAALVPPSFARTGTSTGDRATPVHTFGFGNDHDAAAMHAVSEATGGTFSFIENEAVIQDAFAQCVGGLLSVVVQEARIAVQCLDPGVRIGSVKSGLYESSVDEDGRAALIVVGELYADEERRFLLFLVVPRAEATDGDLTALIKVSCLYRDAAAGADVNVMAEDMVVARPEHAVDAERSVEVERERVRVEATEDMAAARAAAERGEHQEAVEILESRRGAVAQSDAARGGDPMIVALEIELRDMRRRVSSRQNYARSGRAYMLAGMSAHMQQRGCSSQLQLPSVIAFQDGAVTTTAATHQVSQQAATLPYATPAMLAMLLRSRRAREASAAGAQRQPGAPEGAQGSEPTVPKELN from the exons ATGGAAGGAACTAAGCAG ACGAATCCTTGCGCCATCTGCCTCGGCGGCATGGGCGCCGGCGGCGGGCAGGCCATCTTCACGGCCGAGTGCTCCCACACGTTCCACTTCCACTGCATCTCCGCCAGCGTCGAGCACGGCAACCTCCTCTGCCCGCTCTGCAACGCGCAATGGCGCGAGCTGCCGTTCGTGCGACCGCCCGCATCAATGCCGACTTCGCAGCCGCCGTCCGTGGATGCCGTACAGCCTCGGCGAGTACGCGCCCATTCCGAGGATCCGGTCGTCTTCGACGACGACGAACAGGTGGGGCCGCCTGATAGCCGGCGACAAGCAGGCGCTGCGTCCGACGAGGCAGTGGTCGTCAAGACACACGGGCACTACTCGGCCGTCGCTAGAGACTCGTCTGACGACAACTTCGCCGTGCTCGTGCACCTTAAGGCTCCCGGGATAGCAGGCTCCGGCACCGAAGCGGCAGGCGACGCTCCGGCACAGCGCGCGCCTGTCGACCTCGTTACGGTGCTCGATGTCAGCAGGAGCATGCACGGGAGCAAGCTCGCCCTGCTGAAGCAGGCGATGCGGTTCGtcatcgacatcctcggccccgacGACCGCCTCTCCGTTGTGTCCTTCTCGTCCAGGGCGCGCCGGGTGACCAGGCTCACGCGCATGTCCGACGCCGGGAAGGCGCTGTGCGTGCGCGCCGTCGAGTCCCTCACGGCGCGCACCGGCACCAACATCGCCGAGGGGCTCCGTACGGCCGCCAAGGTGCTCGACGAGCGCCGGTATAGGAACGGCGTGTCGAGCGTCGTGCTCCTCACCGACGGCCAGGACAACTACACCCCGACGAGGCAGGCGTTCGGGAGGGGATTACCCAACTACGCGGCGCTCGTTCCGCCATCCTTTGCGCGCACGGGCACCAGTACCGGCGACCGGGCAACGCCGGTCCACACGTTCGGCTTCGGGAACGACCACGACGCGGCCGCGATGCACGCTGTTTCCGAGGCGACGGGCGGCACGTTCTCGTTCATCGAGAATGAGGCCGTAATCCAGGACGCGTTCGCGCAGTGCGTCGGCGGGCTGCTCTCCGTCGTGGTCCAGGAGGCGCGCATCGCCGTCCAGTGCTTGGATCCAGGAGTTCGCATTGGCTCGGTCAAGTCCGGGCTTTACGAGAGCAGCGTCGACGAGGACGGCCGGGCTGCGTTGATTGTAGTCGGCGAACTCTACGCCGACGAGGAGAGGCGTTTCTTGCTGTTCTTGGTCGTGCCAAGAGCTGAAGCAACCGACGGTGATCTCACTGCTCTAATCAAAGTCAGCTGCCTCTACCGAGACGCGGCCGCCGGCGCGGACGTCAACGTGATGGCAGAGGACATGGTGGTGGCGAGACCAGAGCACGCGGTGGACGCAGAACGCTCCGTCGAGGTAGAGCGGGAGCGCGTCCGGGTTGAGGCCACCGAGGACATGGCGGCAGCAAGGGCAGCCGCAGAGCGGGGCGAGCACCAGGAGGCGGTGGAGATCCTCGAGAGCCGGCGGGGAGCGGTGGCGCAGTCGGACGCGGCACGAGGCGGCGACCCCATGATCGTGGCGCTGGAGATCGAGCTGCGGGACATGCGCAGGCGCGTGTCGAGCCGGCAGAACTACGCGCGCTCGGGGCGGGCGTACATGCTCGCCGGCATGAGCGCGCACATGCAGCAACGGGGGTGTTCATCGCAGCTGCAGCTGCCGTCGGTGATTGCATTCCAAGATGGAGCGGTGACGACAACGGCGGCCACGCACCAGGTGTCGCAGCAAGCCGCGACGCTGCCGTACGCGACGCCGGCCATGCTCGCCATGCTGTTGCGGTCGCGGAGGGCGCGCGAGGCGTCTGCCGCGGGCGCGCAACGGCAGCCTGGCGCGCCAGAGGGAGCTCAAGGCTCCGAACCGACGGTCCCAAAGGAGCTGAATTAG